The Methylomicrobium agile genome has a segment encoding these proteins:
- a CDS encoding vWA domain-containing protein: MSLGVESPWLLAALPLALLPLVGKGMREHTHPGLMLLPPDPLSELLAWLIRLFAMLAMAGLVLGMAGLHRRGQSVERIGHGAEIVLLLDRSNSMDNSFAGRAPNGNEGEESKSAAARRLLTDFVNRREHDLIGVAEYSTAPLFVMPMTENKEAVKAAIAATATPALAYTHVSKGLGMALSFFERPIVSGSRLIVLVSDGAAAIDHDSEQKLRQWFKEKQVRLYWLFLRTANSPGIYDPPADPRDDNAQAMPERYLHQFFTSLNIPYQAYQAESPDAMKQAIADISRLENLPIHYFERIPRQDLSGLCYLASFILLLLLLAVKGAEVKTEAKP; the protein is encoded by the coding sequence ATGAGTCTGGGCGTGGAATCGCCGTGGCTGCTGGCCGCGCTACCGTTGGCGTTGCTGCCGCTGGTCGGCAAGGGTATGCGCGAACATACCCATCCGGGCCTGATGCTGCTGCCGCCCGACCCGCTGTCCGAGCTTCTGGCCTGGCTGATCCGGCTGTTCGCGATGCTGGCGATGGCCGGCTTGGTGCTCGGCATGGCCGGGCTGCACCGCCGCGGCCAGAGCGTCGAACGCATCGGCCACGGCGCCGAAATCGTGCTGCTTCTGGACCGCAGCAACAGTATGGACAACAGCTTCGCCGGCCGCGCGCCGAACGGTAACGAGGGCGAAGAATCCAAATCCGCCGCCGCCCGGCGTTTGCTGACCGATTTCGTGAACCGGCGCGAACACGATCTGATCGGGGTGGCCGAATACAGCACCGCGCCGCTGTTCGTAATGCCGATGACCGAAAATAAGGAGGCGGTCAAGGCCGCGATCGCGGCGACGGCGACGCCGGCGCTGGCCTATACCCATGTCAGCAAGGGCCTGGGGATGGCGCTGTCGTTTTTCGAACGGCCTATCGTCTCCGGATCGCGGCTGATCGTCCTGGTATCCGACGGCGCGGCCGCGATCGACCACGACAGCGAACAGAAGCTCCGGCAATGGTTCAAGGAAAAACAGGTCCGCCTGTACTGGCTGTTCCTGCGCACGGCCAACAGTCCCGGCATCTACGACCCGCCTGCCGATCCGCGCGACGACAACGCGCAGGCGATGCCCGAACGCTATCTGCACCAGTTTTTCACCAGCCTGAACATTCCTTACCAGGCTTACCAGGCGGAAAGCCCGGATGCGATGAAACAGGCCATCGCCGACATCAGCCGGCTCGAAAATCTGCCGATCCATTATTTCGAACGGATACCCCGGCAGGATCTGAGCGGACTCTGCTATCTGGCCTCCTTTATCCTGCTGCTCTTGCTGCTGGCGGTCAAGGGTGCCGAAGTCAAAACGGAAGCGAAACCATGA
- a CDS encoding methanol dehydrogenase [cytochrome c] subunit, with protein sequence MKKLFLCSAAAIFAVTTFTAAAYDGTNCKEPGVCWEPKPGYPDKVEGSKYDPKHDPNELNKQSQSIAEMEARNQKRWEHFNKTGKFVYDVDEI encoded by the coding sequence ATGAAAAAGCTTTTCTTATGCAGCGCAGCCGCAATCTTCGCGGTAACGACCTTCACCGCGGCAGCCTACGACGGTACCAACTGCAAGGAGCCCGGCGTGTGCTGGGAGCCGAAGCCGGGCTATCCCGACAAGGTCGAAGGCAGCAAATACGACCCGAAACACGACCCCAACGAACTGAACAAACAATCGCAGTCGATCGCCGAAATGGAAGCGCGCAATCAGAAGCGCTGGGAACATTTCAACAAGACCGGCAAGTTCGTTTACGACGTGGACGAAATCTGA
- a CDS encoding PQQ-dependent catabolism-associated beta-propeller protein has translation MKRLVYTILLLAGGPAYAETLFVTLEKDNTLAVVDPVEGKLLKTVPVGQRPRGIVLGKDQRHLYIAAGDDDTLQIVDTETLKVIGTLPSGDDPETFAMNPEGSRLYVSNEDDSLVTAIDIASKKAVKKIKVGVEPEPVAVSPDSKWVVNASEATNMVHWIDQKSLEIVDNTLVDTRPRGLAFTPDSKQLWVTSELGGTATVIDTETRRIVKTVKFEIPGVTPDNIQPVGAAIDRNRKWAYIALGPANRVAQVDAETFEVKNYFLVGQRVWNLAFSPDQKRLYTTNGVSNDISIIDLETMSVRQSIGVGHYPWGVAVKP, from the coding sequence ATGAAACGCCTTGTTTATACGATTCTGCTTCTGGCCGGAGGCCCGGCGTACGCTGAAACCCTGTTCGTGACTCTGGAAAAAGACAACACGCTGGCGGTGGTCGATCCCGTCGAAGGCAAACTGCTGAAAACCGTACCGGTCGGCCAGCGCCCGCGCGGAATCGTACTCGGCAAGGACCAGCGGCATCTTTACATCGCCGCCGGCGACGACGACACGCTGCAGATCGTCGATACGGAGACGCTGAAGGTGATCGGCACCCTGCCCTCCGGCGACGATCCGGAAACTTTCGCGATGAATCCCGAAGGCAGCCGGCTCTATGTCTCGAACGAAGACGATAGCCTGGTCACCGCGATCGATATCGCTTCGAAAAAAGCCGTCAAAAAGATCAAAGTCGGAGTCGAACCGGAACCGGTCGCCGTCAGCCCGGATTCGAAATGGGTTGTAAACGCCTCCGAAGCGACCAACATGGTGCACTGGATCGACCAGAAAAGCCTGGAAATCGTCGACAACACGCTGGTCGATACGCGCCCGCGGGGATTGGCGTTTACTCCCGACAGCAAACAGCTATGGGTCACCTCGGAACTGGGAGGCACGGCGACCGTGATCGATACCGAGACGCGCCGGATCGTCAAGACGGTCAAGTTTGAGATTCCGGGCGTGACGCCGGACAATATCCAGCCGGTCGGCGCCGCGATCGACCGGAACCGCAAATGGGCCTATATCGCTTTGGGTCCTGCGAACCGGGTCGCACAGGTCGATGCGGAGACGTTCGAAGTCAAGAATTATTTTCTGGTCGGCCAGCGGGTCTGGAATTTGGCCTTTTCGCCGGATCAGAAACGGCTGTACACGACCAACGGCGTCAGCAACGACATTTCGATCATCGACCTCGAAACGATGAGCGTCCGCCAATCGATCGGAGTCGGCCATTACCCGTGGGGCGTGGCGGTCAAACCTTAA
- a CDS encoding PepSY domain-containing protein, with translation MKKFMFSTILLSSAAAFNAQAVDTGLEKCIAAAQGIKKGDMLKLEKLKVDGKPLYELEIRDAEGKEWEFMCDADSGHITEQESEVDKAHDKPFKSKMKVGEKEAADIALKAHPGKIEEVEYEIEDNGDPSYEFDIVDDKGVETKVEVDAVTGKIIETSTEDWEIGEEKEERR, from the coding sequence ATGAAAAAATTCATGTTTAGTACCATCCTGCTATCTTCTGCCGCGGCGTTCAATGCCCAGGCTGTCGACACGGGACTGGAGAAGTGCATTGCCGCCGCGCAAGGCATCAAGAAAGGCGATATGTTGAAGCTCGAAAAACTGAAGGTTGACGGCAAGCCGCTGTACGAACTTGAAATCCGGGATGCCGAAGGCAAGGAATGGGAATTCATGTGCGATGCGGACAGCGGCCATATTACCGAACAGGAAAGCGAAGTCGACAAAGCGCACGACAAACCATTTAAGAGCAAAATGAAGGTCGGCGAGAAGGAAGCGGCCGACATCGCATTGAAAGCGCATCCCGGCAAGATTGAGGAAGTCGAGTACGAAATCGAAGACAACGGCGATCCATCGTACGAGTTCGATATCGTCGATGACAAAGGCGTCGAAACCAAGGTCGAGGTTGATGCGGTAACCGGCAAGATCATCGAAACCTCGACCGAAGACTGGGAAATCGGCGAGGAAAAGGAAGAAAGAAGATAA
- a CDS encoding response regulator, with the protein MPEKISVLLVDDHAVVRAGYKTYLSLCDSIGMIYEADRGESACQSYDRHHPDVVVLDISMPGIGGFESIRRLMQRDPRCKILVFSIHDEPIYASRALKAGAKGYIIKSSVPDTLITAVCTIAQGGIFIAPELAQRVAISMVNEQDKADSIKRLSPREFDIFRLLVNGLTPREIAERLCLSYKTVCNHSTAIKDKLEVKTMAEMTLLASRHGLIQSPYAGAAGPFEAR; encoded by the coding sequence ATGCCTGAAAAAATCAGCGTCTTATTGGTGGACGATCATGCGGTGGTAAGAGCCGGCTACAAAACCTATCTCTCCCTGTGCGACAGCATCGGCATGATCTATGAAGCCGACCGCGGCGAGAGCGCTTGCCAGTCATACGACCGGCATCATCCGGACGTGGTGGTGCTGGATATTTCGATGCCCGGCATCGGCGGCTTCGAATCGATCCGCCGGCTCATGCAGCGCGATCCGCGCTGTAAAATCCTGGTATTCAGCATTCACGACGAGCCGATCTATGCCTCCCGGGCATTGAAGGCCGGGGCAAAAGGCTACATCATCAAATCCAGCGTGCCGGACACGCTGATTACCGCCGTCTGCACGATTGCGCAAGGCGGCATTTTCATCGCGCCGGAATTGGCGCAAAGGGTGGCGATCTCGATGGTAAACGAACAGGACAAAGCCGACAGCATCAAACGGCTTTCGCCGCGCGAGTTCGATATTTTCCGCCTGCTGGTGAACGGCCTGACTCCGCGCGAGATCGCCGAAAGGCTTTGCCTGAGCTACAAGACCGTATGCAATCACAGCACCGCGATCAAAGACAAACTCGAAGTCAAGACGATGGCGGAAATGACTCTGCTGGCCAGCCGCCACGGTTTGATCCAGTCGCCCTATGCCGGCGCCGCGGGACCTTTCGAAGCCAGATGA
- a CDS encoding vWA domain-containing protein, with protein MMHFSLKDYRTVCLLLAVLAMGVLFARPAEEQERPVYNLTFIVDITRSMNAADFTQDGRPVSRLEFVKRTLRDLLVKLPCQSKVGLGLFTERRSTLLFEPIEVCGSYAEIDAAIAQIDWRMAWAADSNIAQGLMNTLDMLQNRDGSVIFITDGHEAPPPNPRYRPAFSDLKGKVKGMIVGAGGLTAVPIPKFDSRGEPAGYYTAGDVPHRSSFGESNLDPSQIEGYNARNAPFGSAKVTGSEHLSALHETYLEELALAAGLRYVRLSDAEALAEAVQRPEFALTKKVAVDVRRQPALFALLMTVIVYWPFGLRRSKNALLSIRRKVVGYAARTL; from the coding sequence ATGATGCATTTTTCGTTGAAAGATTACCGAACGGTGTGCCTGCTGCTGGCGGTTCTGGCAATGGGCGTGCTGTTTGCGCGCCCTGCCGAGGAGCAGGAACGGCCGGTTTACAACCTGACCTTCATCGTCGACATCACCCGCAGCATGAATGCGGCCGACTTTACGCAGGACGGCCGCCCGGTCAGCCGGCTCGAATTCGTCAAGCGGACCTTGCGCGACCTGCTGGTCAAACTGCCCTGCCAGTCCAAAGTCGGACTGGGGCTGTTCACCGAGCGGCGCTCGACGCTGCTGTTCGAACCGATCGAGGTGTGCGGTTCCTATGCGGAAATCGACGCCGCGATCGCCCAGATCGACTGGCGCATGGCCTGGGCCGCCGACAGCAACATCGCCCAGGGTCTGATGAATACGCTGGACATGCTGCAAAACCGGGACGGGTCAGTCATCTTCATCACCGACGGCCATGAAGCGCCGCCGCCGAATCCGCGCTATCGGCCCGCCTTTTCCGATCTGAAAGGCAAGGTCAAAGGCATGATCGTCGGTGCCGGCGGCCTGACCGCCGTGCCGATTCCGAAGTTCGACAGCCGCGGCGAACCCGCCGGTTATTACACGGCCGGCGACGTGCCGCACCGCTCCTCGTTCGGCGAATCGAATCTGGATCCGTCGCAGATCGAAGGCTACAACGCCCGTAACGCCCCGTTCGGCAGCGCCAAGGTGACCGGCAGCGAGCATCTGAGCGCGCTGCACGAAACTTACCTGGAAGAGCTGGCGCTCGCTGCGGGACTTCGCTATGTACGGCTGAGCGATGCGGAAGCGCTGGCCGAGGCGGTACAGCGCCCCGAATTCGCGCTGACCAAAAAAGTTGCCGTTGACGTACGCCGGCAACCGGCCCTGTTTGCCCTTTTGATGACGGTAATCGTGTACTGGCCGTTCGGCCTGAGGCGGTCAAAAAATGCTTTGCTCTCCATTCGGCGAAAAGTCGTGGGGTACGCTGCGCGTACCTTATGA
- the moxG gene encoding cytochrome c(L), periplasmic: protein MKTTHIFAAASLSLALLSSVAIAEITFHNAITGEQLDLSVAKKGGDTEAFKQFKETGKNPYNGNPEAVKKGHDLFMTACSGCHGHEAEGKLGPGLADDYWTYPANATDKGLFELLFGGANGMMGPQYVNLNTDEMLLIMAWIRDIYKGDPKKAKWLQQ, encoded by the coding sequence ATGAAAACGACACACATTTTTGCCGCCGCATCGCTGAGCCTCGCCCTGTTGAGCTCGGTCGCGATCGCGGAAATCACTTTCCACAACGCGATCACCGGCGAGCAGCTGGATTTGAGCGTCGCCAAAAAAGGCGGGGATACCGAAGCCTTCAAACAGTTCAAGGAAACGGGAAAAAACCCCTACAACGGCAATCCGGAAGCGGTCAAAAAAGGCCACGACCTGTTCATGACCGCCTGCTCGGGCTGCCACGGCCACGAAGCCGAAGGCAAACTGGGGCCGGGCCTGGCCGACGACTACTGGACTTATCCGGCCAACGCGACCGACAAAGGCTTGTTCGAGCTGCTGTTCGGCGGCGCGAACGGCATGATGGGGCCGCAGTACGTCAACTTGAACACCGACGAAATGCTGCTGATCATGGCCTGGATCCGCGACATCTACAAAGGCGATCCGAAAAAAGCCAAATGGTTACAACAATGA
- a CDS encoding TonB-dependent receptor translates to MRRLCLFAFATWAGPVFSENVDEPGPDELETVTVEDEKLTRIGPWEGLQLTREEIPANVQSLSGKDIKSSLATSLGDLMNGKLQSVNVNDYAGNPFQMDITFRGFSASPQLGTPQGLSVFLDGVRVNEPFGDVVNWDLIPMNALAGLDVFPGSNPLFGLNTLGGALALRTKNGFDDAGVDVSFQGGSWDRKKGELTAGWNKGKLGAFVAFTGFDEAGWRINSPSQVNQGFARFDWRDDHFSLRFSTLAVGNKLLGNGLIPKDMYNQNPASVFTSPDRTENELQQYNLGGELFFSDNLSLTGQIYRRDSRRTALAGDIYEDFDEMDEGRGANKLEAVPEQPTANGQPVPVCRYQDVNRDNIPDYYLVKDLNGDDYLDDDEYEVIDPSTINAPLNWKLAEDNVELLPPLNANEGCGRLRYNNPGGPGSPVRPRNGKAWPASSAASKGWVEGTPIGVLSNTEIGQQTDGASLQLNWNSDRHKFMFGASIDAADTDFETSQRLGLIDAEHRVYSDPANIDPIYLAAREDIRNNSFTGKSTTFSGYFSETYSPKENLHLSVSGRFNQTRVKNRVRARTRTGFEALHQILDIHKVRPNVILCSGTDPDTCPAEANYNIGEFDQDVRQPLDPTLGLGRYSETPTAETFDYTSFNPSVGISYLPFKDKAVFYKDLNLFFNWSQGTRTPSSVELGCAYDGTLVPENPGDPESPLAPKSFATVGGACTLPTALSGDPFLPQIFSNSFEFGMRGKLFGDLEWNAAVYRTDLEDDIYLVGLTPDRSFFDTIGNTRRQGIEFGFSGKAGIVDFSLNYGYTDATFQSPLVMVSPHNSSAAVIAPDDYDYLSQVQYDSKGRPLNALDDMIEIKPGDRMPGIPLHNINASLNFHLTPKWEFGINMIAHSSSFVRGNENNAHSQGTYDYYYGYDTSISRNRLLLRGQPFNDAGSVSGYAIFNLKTRYQITQGLSVFGMVNNLFDRRYATAGRLGINPFSPSERGAIGSSGWNYNSRDWQNSTFIGPGAPRAFWVGLDYKFEL, encoded by the coding sequence TTGCGCCGGTTATGCCTGTTTGCGTTCGCTACGTGGGCCGGCCCTGTTTTTTCCGAAAACGTCGACGAACCCGGTCCCGACGAACTCGAAACCGTGACCGTCGAGGACGAGAAATTAACCCGAATCGGGCCGTGGGAAGGTCTGCAATTAACCAGGGAAGAAATCCCGGCGAACGTGCAGTCGCTGAGCGGCAAAGACATCAAGTCGTCCTTGGCGACCAGTCTGGGCGATTTGATGAACGGCAAGCTCCAGTCGGTCAACGTGAACGATTATGCGGGCAATCCGTTTCAGATGGACATTACCTTCCGCGGCTTTTCCGCCTCGCCGCAGCTCGGTACGCCGCAAGGGCTTTCGGTCTTTCTGGACGGGGTCAGGGTCAACGAACCGTTCGGCGATGTCGTCAACTGGGACCTCATCCCGATGAACGCTTTGGCCGGGCTCGACGTGTTTCCGGGCTCCAATCCCCTGTTCGGCTTGAATACGCTGGGCGGCGCATTGGCTTTGCGCACGAAAAACGGATTCGACGATGCCGGGGTGGATGTCAGTTTTCAAGGCGGCTCCTGGGACCGCAAAAAAGGCGAACTGACCGCCGGCTGGAACAAAGGGAAACTCGGCGCTTTTGTCGCGTTTACCGGTTTCGACGAGGCGGGCTGGCGGATCAATTCTCCCTCGCAGGTCAATCAAGGTTTTGCCCGGTTCGATTGGCGTGACGATCATTTTTCGCTGCGTTTCAGTACCCTGGCGGTCGGCAACAAGCTGCTCGGCAACGGCCTGATACCGAAGGATATGTATAATCAAAATCCGGCATCGGTGTTCACTTCGCCGGACCGTACCGAAAACGAGCTGCAGCAATATAATCTGGGCGGCGAGCTCTTTTTCAGCGACAATCTGAGCCTGACCGGCCAGATCTATCGCCGGGACAGCCGCCGCACCGCGCTGGCCGGGGATATTTACGAAGATTTCGACGAGATGGACGAAGGCCGGGGCGCAAACAAGCTGGAGGCGGTTCCGGAGCAGCCGACGGCCAATGGCCAGCCCGTGCCCGTTTGCCGATACCAGGACGTCAATCGCGACAATATTCCGGATTATTACCTCGTTAAAGATCTTAACGGAGACGATTATCTCGACGACGACGAATACGAGGTCATCGACCCCAGCACCATTAACGCCCCGCTGAATTGGAAACTCGCGGAAGACAATGTCGAGTTGTTGCCGCCGCTAAACGCAAACGAAGGATGCGGGCGCCTTCGCTACAACAATCCGGGCGGCCCGGGTTCGCCGGTGCGTCCGCGCAACGGGAAGGCATGGCCCGCAAGCTCCGCCGCTTCCAAGGGCTGGGTCGAAGGCACGCCGATCGGCGTGTTGAGCAATACGGAGATCGGGCAGCAGACGGATGGCGCTTCCCTGCAATTGAACTGGAACAGCGATCGGCATAAATTCATGTTCGGCGCATCGATCGATGCGGCCGATACCGACTTCGAAACCAGCCAGCGCTTGGGATTGATCGACGCGGAGCATCGCGTCTACAGCGATCCGGCAAACATCGACCCCATTTATCTGGCCGCCCGCGAAGATATCCGCAACAATTCGTTTACCGGAAAATCCACGACATTCAGCGGCTATTTCAGCGAAACGTATTCCCCCAAGGAAAATCTGCATCTCAGCGTTTCCGGGCGCTTCAACCAGACGCGCGTGAAAAACCGCGTTCGGGCCCGGACGCGCACCGGTTTCGAAGCGCTGCACCAAATTCTCGACATCCATAAGGTCAGGCCCAATGTCATCCTTTGCAGCGGGACTGATCCGGATACCTGTCCGGCCGAGGCGAACTACAATATCGGCGAGTTCGATCAGGATGTCAGGCAGCCGCTCGATCCGACGCTGGGATTGGGCCGGTACAGCGAAACGCCGACTGCGGAAACGTTCGACTATACCTCGTTCAATCCTTCGGTCGGGATCAGTTACCTGCCTTTTAAGGACAAGGCGGTTTTTTATAAGGATTTGAATCTGTTTTTCAACTGGAGCCAGGGGACGCGTACGCCGTCGAGCGTCGAACTGGGCTGCGCCTATGACGGAACCCTGGTCCCGGAGAACCCCGGCGACCCTGAATCGCCCTTGGCGCCGAAAAGCTTTGCCACGGTGGGCGGCGCCTGTACGCTGCCTACCGCGCTTTCCGGCGATCCTTTCCTGCCGCAGATTTTTTCCAACAGCTTCGAATTCGGCATGCGCGGCAAGCTTTTTGGGGATTTGGAGTGGAACGCCGCCGTTTACCGTACCGATCTCGAAGACGACATTTATCTGGTCGGCCTGACCCCGGACCGCAGCTTCTTCGATACCATCGGCAATACCCGCCGGCAGGGGATCGAATTCGGTTTTTCCGGAAAAGCCGGCATCGTCGACTTCAGCCTGAATTACGGCTATACCGATGCGACCTTCCAGTCGCCCCTGGTCATGGTCAGCCCGCACAATAGCAGCGCGGCGGTGATCGCGCCCGACGATTACGATTATTTGAGCCAGGTGCAATACGACAGCAAGGGACGGCCTTTGAACGCGCTGGACGACATGATCGAAATCAAGCCGGGCGACCGCATGCCGGGCATTCCCCTTCACAATATCAATGCGTCGTTGAATTTTCACCTGACCCCGAAATGGGAGTTCGGCATCAATATGATCGCCCATTCCTCGTCCTTCGTAAGAGGCAACGAAAACAACGCGCATAGCCAGGGAACTTACGATTACTATTACGGATATGACACCAGTATCAGCCGGAATCGGTTGCTGCTGCGGGGGCAACCGTTCAACGATGCGGGCAGCGTTTCCGGCTACGCCATTTTCAATTTGAAAACCCGCTACCAGATCACTCAAGGCTTGTCGGTATTCGGTATGGTCAATAATTTGTTTGACCGCCGGTACGCGACGGCGGGGCGCCTCGGCATCAATCCGTTCTCGCCTTCGGAGCGGGGTGCGATCGGCTCCAGCGGCTGGAATTACAATTCCCGTGACTGGCAGAACAGCACTTTCATCGGTCCGGGCGCGCCCCGCGCCTTCTGGGTGGGGCTCGATTACAAGTTCGAACTTTGA
- the moxJ gene encoding methanol oxidation system protein MoxJ: MKLLSAAFSLTASLLAVNAPAVAEEPLKVCAAEDEMPYSNKKGEGFENKIASLLGKTLNRPVEMVYWTDPRYYVRDYLDKGLCDITMGVDTGDPRVLTTRPYYRSGYVFITREKDDLDVENWNSEALRKAKKIAFVPGTPAETMLRAIGRYNDMFNYSQELVGFRSKRNQYVKYDNAKLVSEVASGNAEIAVLWGPAAARYVKASQTPLTMTVIPDDNKRADGQKVGHHYSTSIGVRKDKPALLADLNRALEKAEDDIEDVLEEEGMPLLDEPESTG, from the coding sequence ATGAAACTGTTATCGGCCGCTTTCAGCCTGACGGCAAGCTTACTCGCCGTCAATGCGCCGGCAGTGGCCGAAGAACCGTTAAAAGTCTGCGCGGCCGAAGACGAAATGCCGTATTCGAACAAAAAGGGCGAAGGCTTCGAAAACAAGATCGCGTCCCTGCTCGGCAAAACCCTGAACAGGCCGGTCGAGATGGTCTATTGGACCGACCCGCGCTATTACGTGCGGGACTACCTCGACAAAGGCCTGTGCGACATCACGATGGGCGTCGACACCGGCGACCCGAGAGTCCTGACGACCCGGCCTTATTACCGTTCGGGCTACGTGTTCATTACCCGCGAAAAGGACGATCTTGACGTCGAAAACTGGAACAGCGAAGCGTTGCGCAAGGCCAAGAAGATCGCCTTCGTACCGGGAACGCCGGCCGAAACAATGCTGCGGGCAATCGGACGCTACAACGACATGTTCAATTATTCGCAGGAACTGGTCGGCTTTAGATCGAAGCGCAACCAGTATGTGAAATACGACAACGCGAAGCTGGTGTCCGAAGTCGCTTCCGGCAACGCCGAGATCGCGGTGCTGTGGGGACCGGCGGCGGCGCGCTATGTGAAAGCGTCGCAGACGCCGCTGACCATGACCGTGATTCCCGACGACAATAAGCGCGCGGACGGCCAGAAGGTCGGCCATCATTACAGCACTTCGATCGGCGTACGCAAGGACAAACCGGCCTTGCTGGCCGATTTGAACCGGGCGCTGGAAAAAGCCGAGGACGATATCGAGGATGTCCTGGAAGAAGAAGGCATGCCTTTGCTGGATGAACCCGAATCGACCGGCTAA
- a CDS encoding AAA family ATPase: MMNDAELIQWRERALRFEHQINQTLIGMQPAVRQIVIAVFARGHVLLEGHVGVGKTTLLRAVAQGLGGHFERIEGTIDLMPADLVYYTYLDENGRPRVDPGPLLKQGERLSTFFFNEINRARPQVHSLLLRAMAERSVNAFNREHAMPHFQVFADRNRVEREETFELPAAAKDRFMMEIRIERPEDENLLEQLMFDPRFHDVDRLIAGIDPGGIAYDRLNDLAETLQEKIQTSPKLRRYALDLWQATHDPGRYGIHLADVEMKQLLLSGASPRGMSYLIRAAKTRAWLEARDYVLPEDVQAIFEVCTRHRLFINPMYGYRKEQLVPQLASAILQHVAAP, encoded by the coding sequence ATGATGAACGATGCGGAATTAATCCAATGGCGCGAACGGGCGCTGCGGTTTGAACACCAGATCAATCAAACCCTGATCGGCATGCAGCCGGCCGTCAGGCAGATCGTGATTGCGGTTTTCGCGCGCGGCCACGTGCTGCTCGAAGGCCATGTCGGCGTCGGCAAGACAACCCTGCTGCGCGCCGTTGCACAAGGACTCGGCGGTCATTTCGAACGCATCGAGGGCACCATCGATCTAATGCCCGCCGATCTGGTTTATTACACCTATCTCGACGAAAACGGCCGGCCGCGCGTCGATCCGGGCCCCCTGCTCAAACAGGGCGAAAGGCTCAGCACGTTTTTCTTCAACGAAATCAACCGCGCCCGCCCCCAGGTGCATTCGCTGCTGCTCCGGGCGATGGCCGAACGCAGCGTCAATGCCTTCAACCGCGAGCATGCGATGCCCCACTTTCAGGTATTCGCGGACCGCAACCGGGTCGAAAGGGAAGAAACCTTCGAACTGCCCGCCGCCGCGAAAGACCGCTTCATGATGGAAATCCGCATCGAGCGTCCCGAAGACGAGAACCTGCTCGAACAGTTGATGTTCGATCCCCGTTTTCACGATGTCGACCGCCTGATCGCCGGCATCGATCCCGGTGGAATCGCCTACGACCGACTGAACGATCTGGCAGAAACGCTGCAGGAAAAAATACAGACCAGCCCGAAACTGCGCCGTTATGCGCTGGACCTCTGGCAGGCGACCCACGATCCCGGGCGCTACGGCATTCACCTAGCTGACGTGGAAATGAAACAGCTGCTGCTGAGCGGCGCCAGCCCGCGCGGCATGAGTTACCTGATCCGCGCTGCCAAAACCCGCGCCTGGCTGGAAGCGCGCGACTACGTACTGCCGGAAGACGTGCAGGCGATATTCGAGGTGTGCACCCGGCACCGCCTCTTCATCAATCCGATGTACGGTTACCGCAAGGAACAGCTGGTACCGCAATTGGCCTCCGCGATCCTGCAGCATGTCGCCGCGCCTTAA